A stretch of Coccidioides posadasii str. Silveira chromosome 2, complete sequence DNA encodes these proteins:
- a CDS encoding uncharacterized protein (EggNog:ENOG410PYBQ), translating to MKTLRFGQSGHTSVLKPRREWQYVEIWDEFNSPAGFSSSEKFLSEEELLQWPREARPKATHRVLFSPASPDGEPPALGAIPRRTLQSITRAWNLPSLTYLADSREMSVCYTAKAVAQIDRVSGLVLRNNHGGHWFYCLAMSYNGETRETCALIIGLHNNSIQSLKMWLKDWSVHDSKPTHPLFLPSVLIEESLLRISNSLQLHRDKVWEVENDTGLHYRNTDPDHPNRSEALDLDRIIRKLTGLPGAISHIEFICQTQLRFLETLAQWSTAAYAVTTAERDLYWTSMIEKLDLMKSSFTHFLGASEYTH from the exons ATGAAGACGCTCCGTTTTGGGCAATCAGGACACACCTCAGTGTTGAAACCCCGACGCGAGTGGCAGTACGTTGAAATTTGGGATGAGTTC AACAGCCCTGCTGGTTTCAGCTCCAGTGAGAAATTCTTGAGCGAGGAAGAATTGCTGCAATGG CCTCGTGAAGCTCGGCCAAAGGCAACTCACAGGGTCCT GTTCAGCCCGGCGTCTCCAGATGGTGAGCCTCCGGCTTTAGGAGCAATTCCACGGCGCACTCTACAGAGTATAACCCGTGCCTGGAACCTCCCCTCCTTGACCTATCTTGCCGATTCGAGGGAAATGTCAGTCTGTTATACAGCAAAGGCCGTGGCTCAGATCGATCGTGTCTCTG GGCTGGTATTGCGGAATAACCACGGTGGGCATTGGTTCTACTGCCTTGCAATGAGCTACAATGGAGAGACGCGGGAAACATGTGCTCTAATCATCGGACTTCACAATAATTCGATCCAATCTCTCAAAATGTGGCTTAAAGACTGGTCTGTCCATGATTCTAAGCCTACGCATCCGCTCTTTCTGCCGTCCGTACTCATCGAGGAATCATTGTTAAGAATTTCAAATTCTCTACAACTACATCGCGATAAAGTATGGGAAGTTGAAAATGATACGGGCCTACATTATCGCAACACCGATCCAGATCATCCCAACAGATCCGAGGCCTTGGATTTGGACAGAATTATAAGGAAACTGACCGGTCTTCCAGGGGCAATATCTCATATAGAATTTATCTGTCAAACACAGCTCCGGTTCTTAGAAACACTAGCTCAGTGGTCAACGGCTGCTTATGCAGTTACTACGGCTGAACGCGACCTATACTGGACCTCAATGATCGAAAAACTGGACCTGATGAAAAGCAGCTTCACACACTTCCTTGGCGCTTCAGAGTACACCCACTAG
- a CDS encoding uncharacterized protein (EggNog:ENOG410PNKW~COG:S~BUSCO:14511at33183) has translation MYTPPPQGGFFPSSLPSPAPSSALSSATISHSLPQQRHHPLKPGSSKETAVINYVDSHILAINRRHAKKFSSSFSGEKDEDRGYERFREVAKDIEGIADVLWVSGTPSLQTPYLISIAGLLNTYLPDYPFSPRSTFQLVRKLDAMFASLLQGEDVETGQPLPGFENRRNQVSMTEKVRIKSIAESTRITVLDTQDQGSPLEFDIEDEDGDGNEARDDDGDFGTGEFVADSGPGRWEMESAKVYERTIQLLGDELGKQGGF, from the exons ATGTATACCCCTCCTCCGCAAGGCGGATTTTTCCCTTCCTCCCTCCCTTCTCCTGCTCCGTCGTCCGCGCTGTCGTCAGCCACGATCTCCCATTCGTTGCCTCAACAAAGGCACCATCCTCTTAAGCCCGGATCATCGAAGGAGACAGCGGTGATCAATTACGTGGATAGTCACATACTAGCGATCAACCGGCGGCATGCGAAGAAGTTCAGCAGTTCCTTTTCAGGCGAGAAGGATGAGGACAGAGGATACGAACGATTCAGAGAAGTAGCGAAAGATATCGAAGGCATTGCAGATGTTCTATGGGTGAGCGGGACTC CATCCCTACAGACGCCGTATCTCATCTCCATAGCGGGCCTTTTAAACACGTATCTTCCAGACTACCCTTTCTCACCCAGGTCTACGTTCCAACTGGTAAGGAAGCTTGACGCGATGTTTGCTTCTTTGCTACAAGGCGAGGATGTTGAAACAGGGCAGCCCCTTCCGGGGTTTGAGAACAGGAGGAATCAGGTCTCCATGACGGAGAAAGTACGAATAAAGAGTATCGCAGAGAGCACGCGCATCACGGTGCTAGATACGCAGGATCAGGGAAGTCCGTTGGAATTTGATAttgaggatgaagatggcGATGGAAATGAGGCTAgggatgatgatggtgattTTGGCACCGGCGAATTCGTCGCTGATTCGGGTCCAGGTAGATGGGAGATGGAGTCCGCAAAAGTCTATGAGAGGACTATACAGCTGCTGGGAGACGAGCTTGGGAAGCAGGGAGGGTTCTAA
- a CDS encoding uncharacterized protein (EggNog:ENOG410PJ0H~COG:A~BUSCO:9951at33183): MSFQNFDTFQNQHGAAESPANPAGPAPPADQTMTGQPDATAPGFQGPAPGEASAAPGGQQSGEGKTTLWMGELEPWIDENFIRNIWYQMGEQVNVKMIRDKFSGSNAGYCFVDFATPAAAAKALSVNGTPMPNTNRPFKLNWATGGGLSDSREDRTPEYSIFVGDLGPEVNEYVLVSLFQSRFPSCKSAKIMTDPISGMSRGYGFVRFSDETDQQRALTEMQGVYCGNRPMRISTATPKNKGPSGAPGQMGMPGAPPAGMYPPAMGGPPMGYYGAPQPMNQFTDPNNTTVFVGGLSGYVTEDELRSFFQGFGEITYVKIPPGKGCGFVQFVQRHAAEMAINQMQGYPIGNSRVRLSWGRSQNNSGPAGTPYRPAPPPPIYPSMGMPPSHQYGGGFAPMK, encoded by the exons atGTCGTTCCAGAATTTCGATACTTTTCAGAACCAGCACGGCGCTGCCGAGTCGCCTGCCAATCCTGCGGGTCCTGCTCCTCCTGCCGACCAAACCATGACGGGTCAGCCGGATGCTACTGCTCCTGGTTTCCAAGGCCCTGCTCCAGGTGAAGCTTCTGCTGCGCCCGGTGGACAGCAATCTGGTGAAGGCAAGACCACTCTCTG GATGGGTGAGCTTGAGCCATGGATTGATGAGAACTTCATCCGCAATATCTGGTATCAGATGGGCGAACAGGTTAACGTGAAGATGATTCGTGACAAGTTCTCTGG GAGCAACGCCGGATACTGTTTCGTCGATTTCGCGACCCCTGCGGCAGCTGCTAAGGCTTTGTCGGTTAACGGAACTCCTATGCCCAACACCAATCGCCCATTCAAGCTCAACTGGGCCACCGGTGGTGGTTTGTCCGACAG TCGTGAGGATCGCACCCCCGAATATTCCATCTTCGTCGGTGATCTTGGTCCCGAGGTTAACGAATACGTCTTGGTTTCCCTTTTCCAAAGTCGCTTCCCATCTTGCAAGTCCGCTAAGATTATGACCGACCCAATCAGCGGCATGTCTCGCGGTTATGGATTTGTTAGATTCTCCGACGAGACCGATCAGCAGCGTGCTCTTACTGAAATGCAGGGTGTGTACTGTGGCAACCGTCCAATGCGCATCTCCACTGCGACTCCCAAGAATAAGGGTCCTTCTGGTGCTCCTGGCCAGATGGGTATGCCCGGTGCCCCTCCCGCTGGCATGTATCCACCTGCGATGGGAGGTCCACCGATGGGCTACTATGGCGCTCCGCAGCCGATGAATCAGTTCACTGATCCTAACAACACCACTGTCTTTGTTGGCGGTTTGTCTGGCTATGTCACTGAAGACGAACTTCGCTCCTTCTTCCAAGGCTTCGGAGAGATCACCTACGTCAAGATTCCCCCTGGCAAGGGTTGCGGCTTCGTACAGTTCGTTCAACGTCATGCTGCAGAGATGGCCATCAACCAGATGCAAGGCTATCCGATTGGCAACTCCCGTGTCAGACTTAGCTGGGGTCGTTCTCAGAACAACTCCGGGCCAGCTGGCACACCCTATCGCCCTGCACCACCCCCACCCATCTATCCATCCATGGGCATGCCGCCATCCCACCAATACGGTGGCGGGTTTGCGCCAATGAAG TGA
- a CDS encoding uncharacterized protein (EggNog:ENOG410PUEP~COG:S), with protein sequence MRYENWDVLLFAEGSRVPIQEFRTQCFVTKDRESPYLQTQAFINPSLFFPQNNNSLQGGPGQVPVLTTFIPSLPQDNPFRVSIHSWERPRPTRVLEGVMQPDDSVMYEVRIFIDGFCVS encoded by the exons ATGCGCTACGAGAATTGGGACGTCCTCCTCTTTGCCGAGGGGTCGAGGGTGCCCATCCAGGAGTTTAGGACGCAGTGCTTCGTTACCAAAGACCGTG AATCTCCGTACTTGCAGACCCAAGCATTCATTAACCCgagtcttttctttccccagAATAACAACAGTCTTCAGGGTGGCCCTGGCCAGGTTCCAGTCCTCACCACTTTCATTCCAAGTCTTCCCCAGGACAACCCGTTTAGGGTCTCCATTCATAGCTGGGAGAGGCCTCGCCCCACCAGGGTTCTGGAGGGTGTGATGCAGCCGGATGACTCTGTCATGTATGAGGTGCGGATTTTCATTGATGGATTCTGCGTCTCGTAA